A genome region from Setaria italica strain Yugu1 chromosome III, Setaria_italica_v2.0, whole genome shotgun sequence includes the following:
- the LOC101772266 gene encoding uncharacterized protein LOC101772266, with translation MPFEVTWDEEMLDDIDTHEGLLQQLALGVDGENTKGFAHVLLDGMSSQDVAQEVCEEILGKVVWDEEMPAELDMNNKILQLLASDGGYPDDEQVVDGSLGIMEFGLIDADHVFVEEIDEDSKTVCEEGMDDELTLERNTPFLMGFCMDHVNEMPVNVDSHDGLSQQLASGREYVSDEKMKPTIELDFGLSPPISIQEEMGIGSFVRVPEQGLILKIGRHRFGQGNGTIIVLEEMTTLLELYKLKDFYLLVIVANKLVYMPRKGIAKDMLEEPLRYWTKSHADCLMKSQTPMSYELCHGK, from the coding sequence ATGCCTTTTGAGGTTACATGGGATGAGGAGATGTTGGATGACATTGATACACATGAGGGCCTATTGCAGCAACTAGCCCTGGGTGTGGATGGTGAGAACACAAAGGGTTTTGCACATGTGTTGCTCGATGGAATGTCCAGCCAGGATGTTGCACAGGAGGTGTGTGAAGAAATCCTTGGCAAGGTTGTATGGGACGAGGAAATGCCAGCCGAGCTCGACATGAACAACAAAATTTTGCAACTGCTAGCTTCTGATGGAGGGTACCCAGATGATGAGCAGGTTGTTGATGGCTCCTTAGGAATCATGGAGTTTGGATTGATTGACGCAGACCATGTTTTTGTGGAAGAGATCGATGAGGATAGCAAAACAGTTTGCGAGGAAGGCATGGATGATGAGCTAACTCTTGAGAGAAACACTCCTTTTCTCATGGGATTTTGTATGGATCATGTGAATGAGATGCCAGTCAATGTTGATTCGCATGATGGCCTATCACAGCAGTTAGCAAGTGGTAGGGAGTATGTGTCTGATGAGAAGATGAAGCCTACTATTGAGCTTGACTTCGGTCTTAGTCCACCTATTAGTATTCAAGAGGAGATGGGTATTGGATCATTTGTGAGGGTGCCAGAGCAAGGTCTTATCCTGAAAATTGGGAGACATCGCTTTGGGCAGGGAAATGGAACAATCATTGTATTGGAAGAAATGACAACTTTGCTGGAGTTGTACAAACTCAAGGACTTCTACTTATTGGTCATTGTTGCAAACAAGCTTGTGTATATGCCTCGCAAAGGGATTGCAAAAGATATGTTAGAAGAACCATTGAGATATTGGACCAAATCACATGCAGATTGCTTAATGAAGTCACAAACACCTATGAGTTACGAGCTTTGCCATGGAAAATAG